The genome window GGATTTTTATATCGCTGTTTGTCTTCCTGCTTGGACAGTGGCTCTTTAAGAAAAGCAAGGGCTTCTTTCTCTTTCAGCCGCTCTTTTTTGGAATGGTGGCTGGAATTATCATTCTAATTATCTGGGGTAAAATTCAGGGGACGTCAACTGCTTACGTCTACCGGCACTTTTATAAGCCGGGTGGGGATATTATCTTCTGGTTTTTGAACCCGGCGACGATTGCCTTTGCGATTCCGCTTTTTAAGCGTAATGATGTCCTCAAAAAATACTGGCTTGATATTCTGATTTCCCTGGTGATCTCCACAATTCTCTGCCTCTTCATTATTCTTGGCGCTAGTAAGCTGGTGGGATTGTCACACTCCTCGGC of Limosilactobacillus oris contains these proteins:
- a CDS encoding LrgB family protein; protein product: MTALTNNLALPFTGIFISLFVFLLGQWLFKKSKGFFLFQPLFFGMVAGIIILIIWGKIQGTSTAYVYRHFYKPGGDIIFWFLNPATIAFAIPLFKRNDVLKKYWLDILISLVISTILCLFIILGASKLVGLSHSSAAAMLPQAATTAIAMPVAEAIGGNPAVTAIACIIKAVIVYALADVFIKAFRLQRSQIGLGLGLGTGATIGSAKALEFGVLEGAMASVCVVVSGIIIDLVVIPFARLFM